The following are encoded together in the Syngnathus typhle isolate RoL2023-S1 ecotype Sweden linkage group LG5, RoL_Styp_1.0, whole genome shotgun sequence genome:
- the LOC133153897 gene encoding 2-oxoglutarate dehydrogenase complex component E1 isoform X2 translates to MLRLRTCAARLRPLGASQAARTAGPRRPAAGAMTSGPVRCYAAPVASEPFLNGTSSNYVEEMYFAWLENPKSVHKSWDVFFRNANAGAPPGAAYQSPLGLSVAPQLSSLVGARPNVEKLVEDHLAVQSLIRAYQVMGHHNAHLDPLGISCVNFDDAPVNSGFQDIRGHQVAQLDPLGIMDADLDSCVPTDIITSSDKLGFYGLDESDLEKVFRLPTTTFIGGSESALPLKEIIRRLEMAYCQHIGVEFMFINDLEQCQWIRQKFETPGVMQFSLEEKRTLLARMVRSTRFEEFLQKKWSAEKRFGLEGCESLIPALKTIIDMSSGSGVEYVIMGMPHRGRLNVLANVIRKELEQIFCQFDSKLEAADEGSGDVKYHLGMYHRRINRVTDRNITLSLVANPSHLEAADPVVQGKTKAEQFYCGDDDGNRVMSILIHGDAAFAGQGIVYETFHLSDLPSYTTHGTVHVVVNNQIGFTTDPRMARSSPYPTDVARVVNAPIFHVNADDPEAVIYVCKVAAEWRATFHKDVVVDLVCYRRMGHNEMDEPMFTQPLMYKQIKKQKPVLLKYAEKLIADGSVTRQEYEEEIAKYDKICEEAHARSKDEKILHIKHWLDSPWPGFFTLDGQPKSMSCPSTGLTEENLNHIGQVASSVPVEDFTIHGGLSRILKGRAAMVGQRTVDWALGEYMAFGSLLKEGIHVRLSGQDVERGTFSHRHHVLHDQNVDKRICIPMNHVAPDQAPYTVCNSSLSEYGVLGFELGFAMASPNALILWEAQFGDFHNTAQCIIDQFICPGQAKWVRQNGIVLLLPHGMEGMGPEHSSARPERFLQMCNDDPDIMPTLSDDFAVRQLYDCNWIVVNCSNPANYFHVIRRQILLPFRKPLIVFTPKSLLRHPEARSSFDEMLPGSEFKRLIPEEGVAAQRPEEVKRLIFCTGKVYYELTKERKNRDMEATVAIARIEQLSPFPFDQVEAESKRFANADLVWCQEEHKNQGYYDYVKPRIRTTIQRAKPVWYAGRGPAAAPATGNKNTHLLELRRLLDSAFGLDAFQDQQ, encoded by the exons ATGCTTCGTTTAAGGACTTGCGCGGCGCGCTTGCGCCCGCTCGGCGCCTCTCAGGCGGCTCGGACCGCAGGCCCGCGGCGGCCCGCGGCAGGCGCTATGACATCTGGGCCCGTAAGGTGCTACGCGGCGCCCGTGGCTTCAGAACCCTTCCTGAACGGGACCAGTTCCAACTATGTGGAGGAGATGTACTTTGCCTGGCTGGAGAACCCTAAGAGTGTTCACAAG TCATGGGATGTGTTTTTCCGCAACGCTAACGCCGGCGCCCCGCCTGGGGCCGCCTACCAGTCCCCTCTGGGCCTGTCGGTCGCCCCTCAGCTCTCCTCCCTGGTGGGAGCCCGGCCCAACGTGGAGAAGCTGGTGGAGGACCACCTAGCCGTGCAGTCCCTCATCCGTGCCTATCAG gtGATGGGTCATCACAATGCCCATTTGGACCCGCTGGGCATCAGCTGTGTGAATTTTGATGACGCTCCCGTCAATAGTGGCTTCCAGGAT ATTCGCGGTCACCAGGTGGCCCAGTTGGACCCGCTCGGCATCATGGACGCTGATCTGGACTCGTGCGTGCCCACTGACATTATCACGTCCTCCGACAAGCTGG GCTTCTACGGCCTGGACGAGTCAGATCTGGAGAAGGTCTTCAGGCTTCCCACCACCACCTTCATCGGAGGATCCGAGAGCGCTCTGCCCTTGAAGGAGATCATCCGACGACTGGAG ATGGCGTACTGTCAGCACATTGGTGTGGAGTTCATGTTCATCAACGACCTGGAGCAGTGTCAGTGGATCCGGCAAAAGTTTGAGACGCCGGGCGTCATGCAGTTCAGCCTGGAGGAGAAAAGAACTCTGCTGGCCCGTATGGTGCGGTCCACCAG GTTCGAGGAGTTCCTGCAGAAGAAGTGGTCGGCCGAGAAGCGCTTCGGCCTGGAGGGATGCGAGTCTCTCATCCCGGCTCTCAAGACCATCATTGACATGTCGTCTGGGAGCGGGGTGGAGTACGTCATCATGGGCATGCCTCATAG GGGCCGTCTTAACGTTTTGGCCAACGTGATCCGTAAAGAACTGGAGCAGATCTTTTGTCAGTTTGACTCTAAGCTGGAAGCGGCAGACGAG GGTTCCGGGGACGTCAAGTACCACCTGGGCATGTACCACCGCAGGATCAACCGCGTGACCGACCGCAACATCACCTTGTCCCTCGTGGCCAACCCCTCGCACCTGGAGGCGGCTGACCCGGTGGTGCAGGGGAAGACAAAGGCCGAGCAGTTTTATTGCGGGGATGACGACGGCAACCGG GTGATGTCCATCCTCATCCACGGAGACGCCGCCTTCGCCGGTCAGGGCATCGTGTACGAGACCTTCCATCTGTCTGACCTGCCGTCCTACACCACGCACGGCACCGTGCATGTGGTGGTCAACAACCAG ATCGGCTTCACCACGGACCCGCGCATGGCTCGCTCGTCACCGTACCCGACGGACGTGGCGCGCGTGGTCAACGCTCCCATCTTTCACGTCAACGCCGACGACCCGGAGGCGGTCATCTACGTGTGCAAGGTGGCGGCAGAGTGGCGGGCCACCTTCCACAAGGATGTGGTGGTGGACCTAGTGTGCTACCGGCGCATGGGCCACAACGAGATGGACGAGCCCATGTTCACGCAGCCGCTCATGTACAAGCAAATCAAGAAGCAGAAACCCGTCCTGCTCAAATACGCTGAGAAGCTCATCGCTGACGGAAGCGTGACCCGACAGGAGTACGAG GAGGAGATCGCCAAGTACGACAAGATCTGCGAGGAGGCTCACGCTCGCTCCAAGGATGAGAAGATCCTACACATCAAGCACTGGCTGGACTCACCGTGGCCCG GTTTTTTCACGCTCGATGGCCAGCCCAAGTCCATGAGCTGCCCCTCCACCGGATTGACCGAGGAGAACCTCAACCACATCGGACAAGTGGCCTCTTCTGTCCCCGTGGAGGACTTCACCATCCATGGAG GTCTGAGCCGGATCCTGAAGGGTCGCGCGGCAATGGTCGGTCAGCGAACGGTGGACTGGGCCCTGGGGGAGTACATGGCCTTCGGCTCTCTGCTGAAGGAAGGCATCCACGTGCGCCTTTCGGGCCAGGACGTGGAGCGGGGCACCTTCAG CCACCGTCATCACGTCCTCCATGATCAGAACGTGGACAAAAGAATCTGCATCCCCATGAACCACGTGGCCCCAGACCAGGCGCCCTACACCGTCTGCAACAGCTCCCTGTCAGAGTACGGTGTCCTGG GCTTCGAGCTGGGATTCGCCATGGCCAGCCCCAACGCACTGATTCTGTGGGAGGCGCAGTTTGGCGACTTCCACAACACGGCGCAGTGCATCATCGACCAGTTCATTTGCCCCGGCCAGGCCAAGTGGGTCCGGCAGAACGGCAtcgtgctgctgctgccgcacgGCATGGAGGGCATG GGTCCCGAACATTCTTCGGCTCGCCCGGAGAGGTTCCTCCAGATGTGCAACGACGACCCCGACATCATGCCT ACGCTGAGCGACGACTTTGCCGTGCGTCAGTTGTATGACTGCAATTGGATTGTGGTCAACTGCTCCAATCCGGCCAATTATTTCCACGTCATCCGCCGGCAGATCCTGCTGCCCTTCAGGAAGCCG CTGATTGTGTTCACTCCCAAGTCGTTGCTGCGCCACCCAGAAGCCAGGTCCAGTTTTGACGAGATGCTGCCAG GAAGCGAGTTCAAGAGGTTGATCCCCGAGGAGGGCGTGGCAGCCCAGCGTCCCGAGGAGGTCAAGAGGTTAATCTTCTGCACGGGCAAAGTTTACTACGAGCTCACCAAGGAGAGGAAGAACCGCGACATGGAAGCCACGGTCGCCATAGCGCGCATCGAGCAG TTGTCTCCGTTCCCGTTCGACCAAGTGGAGGCGGAGTCGAAGCGCTTTGCTAACGCCGACCTGGTGTGGTGCCAGGAGGAGCACAAGAACCAAGGCTACTACGACTACGTCAAACCTCGCATCAGGACCACCATCCAGAGAGCCAAGCCCGTCTG GTACGCCGGTCGCGGCCCCGCTGCTGCGCCAGCTACGGGTAACAAGAACACTCACCTTCTGGAGCTACGCCGTTTGTTGGACAGCGCCTTTGGTCTGGACGCCTTTCAGGACCAGCAGTAG
- the LOC133153897 gene encoding 2-oxoglutarate dehydrogenase complex component E1 isoform X4, with the protein MLRLRTCAARLRPLGASQAARTAGPRRPAAGAMTSGPVRCYAAPVASEPFLNGTSSNYVEEMYFAWLENPKSVHKSWDVFFRNANAGAPPGAAYQSPLGLSVAPQLSSLVGARPNVEKLVEDHLAVQSLIRAYQVMGHHNAHLDPLGISCVNFDDAPVNSGFQDVDAVKDRLTLLTVGGFYGLDESDLEKVFRLPTTTFIGGSESALPLKEIIRRLEMAYCQHIGVEFMFINDLEQCQWIRQKFETPGVMQFSLEEKRTLLARMVRSTRFEEFLQKKWSAEKRFGLEGCESLIPALKTIIDMSSGSGVEYVIMGMPHRGRLNVLANVIRKELEQIFCQFDSKLEAADEGSGDVKYHLGMYHRRINRVTDRNITLSLVANPSHLEAADPVVQGKTKAEQFYCGDDDGNRVMSILIHGDAAFAGQGIVYETFHLSDLPSYTTHGTVHVVVNNQIGFTTDPRMARSSPYPTDVARVVNAPIFHVNADDPEAVIYVCKVAAEWRATFHKDVVVDLVCYRRMGHNEMDEPMFTQPLMYKQIKKQKPVLLKYAEKLIADGSVTRQEYEEEIAKYDKICEEAHARSKDEKILHIKHWLDSPWPGFFTLDGQPKSMSCPSTGLTEENLNHIGQVASSVPVEDFTIHGGLSRILKGRAAMVGQRTVDWALGEYMAFGSLLKEGIHVRLSGQDVERGTFSHRHHVLHDQNVDKRICIPMNHVAPDQAPYTVCNSSLSEYGVLGFELGFAMASPNALILWEAQFGDFHNTAQCIIDQFICPGQAKWVRQNGIVLLLPHGMEGMGPEHSSARPERFLQMCNDDPDIMPTLSDDFAVRQLYDCNWIVVNCSNPANYFHVIRRQILLPFRKPLIVFTPKSLLRHPEARSSFDEMLPGSEFKRLIPEEGVAAQRPEEVKRLIFCTGKVYYELTKERKNRDMEATVAIARIEQLSPFPFDQVEAESKRFANADLVWCQEEHKNQGYYDYVKPRIRTTIQRAKPVWYAGRGPAAAPATGNKNTHLLELRRLLDSAFGLDAFQDQQ; encoded by the exons ATGCTTCGTTTAAGGACTTGCGCGGCGCGCTTGCGCCCGCTCGGCGCCTCTCAGGCGGCTCGGACCGCAGGCCCGCGGCGGCCCGCGGCAGGCGCTATGACATCTGGGCCCGTAAGGTGCTACGCGGCGCCCGTGGCTTCAGAACCCTTCCTGAACGGGACCAGTTCCAACTATGTGGAGGAGATGTACTTTGCCTGGCTGGAGAACCCTAAGAGTGTTCACAAG TCATGGGATGTGTTTTTCCGCAACGCTAACGCCGGCGCCCCGCCTGGGGCCGCCTACCAGTCCCCTCTGGGCCTGTCGGTCGCCCCTCAGCTCTCCTCCCTGGTGGGAGCCCGGCCCAACGTGGAGAAGCTGGTGGAGGACCACCTAGCCGTGCAGTCCCTCATCCGTGCCTATCAG gtGATGGGTCATCACAATGCCCATTTGGACCCGCTGGGCATCAGCTGTGTGAATTTTGATGACGCTCCCGTCAATAGTGGCTTCCAGGATGTCG ACGCAGTCAAGGATCGGCTGACACTCCTCACGGTCGGAG GCTTCTACGGCCTGGACGAGTCAGATCTGGAGAAGGTCTTCAGGCTTCCCACCACCACCTTCATCGGAGGATCCGAGAGCGCTCTGCCCTTGAAGGAGATCATCCGACGACTGGAG ATGGCGTACTGTCAGCACATTGGTGTGGAGTTCATGTTCATCAACGACCTGGAGCAGTGTCAGTGGATCCGGCAAAAGTTTGAGACGCCGGGCGTCATGCAGTTCAGCCTGGAGGAGAAAAGAACTCTGCTGGCCCGTATGGTGCGGTCCACCAG GTTCGAGGAGTTCCTGCAGAAGAAGTGGTCGGCCGAGAAGCGCTTCGGCCTGGAGGGATGCGAGTCTCTCATCCCGGCTCTCAAGACCATCATTGACATGTCGTCTGGGAGCGGGGTGGAGTACGTCATCATGGGCATGCCTCATAG GGGCCGTCTTAACGTTTTGGCCAACGTGATCCGTAAAGAACTGGAGCAGATCTTTTGTCAGTTTGACTCTAAGCTGGAAGCGGCAGACGAG GGTTCCGGGGACGTCAAGTACCACCTGGGCATGTACCACCGCAGGATCAACCGCGTGACCGACCGCAACATCACCTTGTCCCTCGTGGCCAACCCCTCGCACCTGGAGGCGGCTGACCCGGTGGTGCAGGGGAAGACAAAGGCCGAGCAGTTTTATTGCGGGGATGACGACGGCAACCGG GTGATGTCCATCCTCATCCACGGAGACGCCGCCTTCGCCGGTCAGGGCATCGTGTACGAGACCTTCCATCTGTCTGACCTGCCGTCCTACACCACGCACGGCACCGTGCATGTGGTGGTCAACAACCAG ATCGGCTTCACCACGGACCCGCGCATGGCTCGCTCGTCACCGTACCCGACGGACGTGGCGCGCGTGGTCAACGCTCCCATCTTTCACGTCAACGCCGACGACCCGGAGGCGGTCATCTACGTGTGCAAGGTGGCGGCAGAGTGGCGGGCCACCTTCCACAAGGATGTGGTGGTGGACCTAGTGTGCTACCGGCGCATGGGCCACAACGAGATGGACGAGCCCATGTTCACGCAGCCGCTCATGTACAAGCAAATCAAGAAGCAGAAACCCGTCCTGCTCAAATACGCTGAGAAGCTCATCGCTGACGGAAGCGTGACCCGACAGGAGTACGAG GAGGAGATCGCCAAGTACGACAAGATCTGCGAGGAGGCTCACGCTCGCTCCAAGGATGAGAAGATCCTACACATCAAGCACTGGCTGGACTCACCGTGGCCCG GTTTTTTCACGCTCGATGGCCAGCCCAAGTCCATGAGCTGCCCCTCCACCGGATTGACCGAGGAGAACCTCAACCACATCGGACAAGTGGCCTCTTCTGTCCCCGTGGAGGACTTCACCATCCATGGAG GTCTGAGCCGGATCCTGAAGGGTCGCGCGGCAATGGTCGGTCAGCGAACGGTGGACTGGGCCCTGGGGGAGTACATGGCCTTCGGCTCTCTGCTGAAGGAAGGCATCCACGTGCGCCTTTCGGGCCAGGACGTGGAGCGGGGCACCTTCAG CCACCGTCATCACGTCCTCCATGATCAGAACGTGGACAAAAGAATCTGCATCCCCATGAACCACGTGGCCCCAGACCAGGCGCCCTACACCGTCTGCAACAGCTCCCTGTCAGAGTACGGTGTCCTGG GCTTCGAGCTGGGATTCGCCATGGCCAGCCCCAACGCACTGATTCTGTGGGAGGCGCAGTTTGGCGACTTCCACAACACGGCGCAGTGCATCATCGACCAGTTCATTTGCCCCGGCCAGGCCAAGTGGGTCCGGCAGAACGGCAtcgtgctgctgctgccgcacgGCATGGAGGGCATG GGTCCCGAACATTCTTCGGCTCGCCCGGAGAGGTTCCTCCAGATGTGCAACGACGACCCCGACATCATGCCT ACGCTGAGCGACGACTTTGCCGTGCGTCAGTTGTATGACTGCAATTGGATTGTGGTCAACTGCTCCAATCCGGCCAATTATTTCCACGTCATCCGCCGGCAGATCCTGCTGCCCTTCAGGAAGCCG CTGATTGTGTTCACTCCCAAGTCGTTGCTGCGCCACCCAGAAGCCAGGTCCAGTTTTGACGAGATGCTGCCAG GAAGCGAGTTCAAGAGGTTGATCCCCGAGGAGGGCGTGGCAGCCCAGCGTCCCGAGGAGGTCAAGAGGTTAATCTTCTGCACGGGCAAAGTTTACTACGAGCTCACCAAGGAGAGGAAGAACCGCGACATGGAAGCCACGGTCGCCATAGCGCGCATCGAGCAG TTGTCTCCGTTCCCGTTCGACCAAGTGGAGGCGGAGTCGAAGCGCTTTGCTAACGCCGACCTGGTGTGGTGCCAGGAGGAGCACAAGAACCAAGGCTACTACGACTACGTCAAACCTCGCATCAGGACCACCATCCAGAGAGCCAAGCCCGTCTG GTACGCCGGTCGCGGCCCCGCTGCTGCGCCAGCTACGGGTAACAAGAACACTCACCTTCTGGAGCTACGCCGTTTGTTGGACAGCGCCTTTGGTCTGGACGCCTTTCAGGACCAGCAGTAG
- the LOC133153897 gene encoding 2-oxoglutarate dehydrogenase complex component E1 isoform X6, translated as MLRLRTCAARLRPLGASQAARTAGPRRPAAGAMTSGPVRCYAAPVASEPFLNGTSSNYVEEMYFAWLENPKSVHKSWDVFFRNANAGAPPGAAYQSPLGLSVAPQLSSLVGARPNVEKLVEDHLAVQSLIRAYQVMGHHNAHLDPLGISCVNFDDAPVNSGFQDVGFYGLDESDLEKVFRLPTTTFIGGSESALPLKEIIRRLEMAYCQHIGVEFMFINDLEQCQWIRQKFETPGVMQFSLEEKRTLLARMVRSTRFEEFLQKKWSAEKRFGLEGCESLIPALKTIIDMSSGSGVEYVIMGMPHRGRLNVLANVIRKELEQIFCQFDSKLEAADEGSGDVKYHLGMYHRRINRVTDRNITLSLVANPSHLEAADPVVQGKTKAEQFYCGDDDGNRVMSILIHGDAAFAGQGIVYETFHLSDLPSYTTHGTVHVVVNNQIGFTTDPRMARSSPYPTDVARVVNAPIFHVNADDPEAVIYVCKVAAEWRATFHKDVVVDLVCYRRMGHNEMDEPMFTQPLMYKQIKKQKPVLLKYAEKLIADGSVTRQEYEEEIAKYDKICEEAHARSKDEKILHIKHWLDSPWPGFFTLDGQPKSMSCPSTGLTEENLNHIGQVASSVPVEDFTIHGGLSRILKGRAAMVGQRTVDWALGEYMAFGSLLKEGIHVRLSGQDVERGTFSHRHHVLHDQNVDKRICIPMNHVAPDQAPYTVCNSSLSEYGVLGFELGFAMASPNALILWEAQFGDFHNTAQCIIDQFICPGQAKWVRQNGIVLLLPHGMEGMGPEHSSARPERFLQMCNDDPDIMPTLSDDFAVRQLYDCNWIVVNCSNPANYFHVIRRQILLPFRKPLIVFTPKSLLRHPEARSSFDEMLPGSEFKRLIPEEGVAAQRPEEVKRLIFCTGKVYYELTKERKNRDMEATVAIARIEQLSPFPFDQVEAESKRFANADLVWCQEEHKNQGYYDYVKPRIRTTIQRAKPVWYAGRGPAAAPATGNKNTHLLELRRLLDSAFGLDAFQDQQ; from the exons ATGCTTCGTTTAAGGACTTGCGCGGCGCGCTTGCGCCCGCTCGGCGCCTCTCAGGCGGCTCGGACCGCAGGCCCGCGGCGGCCCGCGGCAGGCGCTATGACATCTGGGCCCGTAAGGTGCTACGCGGCGCCCGTGGCTTCAGAACCCTTCCTGAACGGGACCAGTTCCAACTATGTGGAGGAGATGTACTTTGCCTGGCTGGAGAACCCTAAGAGTGTTCACAAG TCATGGGATGTGTTTTTCCGCAACGCTAACGCCGGCGCCCCGCCTGGGGCCGCCTACCAGTCCCCTCTGGGCCTGTCGGTCGCCCCTCAGCTCTCCTCCCTGGTGGGAGCCCGGCCCAACGTGGAGAAGCTGGTGGAGGACCACCTAGCCGTGCAGTCCCTCATCCGTGCCTATCAG gtGATGGGTCATCACAATGCCCATTTGGACCCGCTGGGCATCAGCTGTGTGAATTTTGATGACGCTCCCGTCAATAGTGGCTTCCAGGATGTCG GCTTCTACGGCCTGGACGAGTCAGATCTGGAGAAGGTCTTCAGGCTTCCCACCACCACCTTCATCGGAGGATCCGAGAGCGCTCTGCCCTTGAAGGAGATCATCCGACGACTGGAG ATGGCGTACTGTCAGCACATTGGTGTGGAGTTCATGTTCATCAACGACCTGGAGCAGTGTCAGTGGATCCGGCAAAAGTTTGAGACGCCGGGCGTCATGCAGTTCAGCCTGGAGGAGAAAAGAACTCTGCTGGCCCGTATGGTGCGGTCCACCAG GTTCGAGGAGTTCCTGCAGAAGAAGTGGTCGGCCGAGAAGCGCTTCGGCCTGGAGGGATGCGAGTCTCTCATCCCGGCTCTCAAGACCATCATTGACATGTCGTCTGGGAGCGGGGTGGAGTACGTCATCATGGGCATGCCTCATAG GGGCCGTCTTAACGTTTTGGCCAACGTGATCCGTAAAGAACTGGAGCAGATCTTTTGTCAGTTTGACTCTAAGCTGGAAGCGGCAGACGAG GGTTCCGGGGACGTCAAGTACCACCTGGGCATGTACCACCGCAGGATCAACCGCGTGACCGACCGCAACATCACCTTGTCCCTCGTGGCCAACCCCTCGCACCTGGAGGCGGCTGACCCGGTGGTGCAGGGGAAGACAAAGGCCGAGCAGTTTTATTGCGGGGATGACGACGGCAACCGG GTGATGTCCATCCTCATCCACGGAGACGCCGCCTTCGCCGGTCAGGGCATCGTGTACGAGACCTTCCATCTGTCTGACCTGCCGTCCTACACCACGCACGGCACCGTGCATGTGGTGGTCAACAACCAG ATCGGCTTCACCACGGACCCGCGCATGGCTCGCTCGTCACCGTACCCGACGGACGTGGCGCGCGTGGTCAACGCTCCCATCTTTCACGTCAACGCCGACGACCCGGAGGCGGTCATCTACGTGTGCAAGGTGGCGGCAGAGTGGCGGGCCACCTTCCACAAGGATGTGGTGGTGGACCTAGTGTGCTACCGGCGCATGGGCCACAACGAGATGGACGAGCCCATGTTCACGCAGCCGCTCATGTACAAGCAAATCAAGAAGCAGAAACCCGTCCTGCTCAAATACGCTGAGAAGCTCATCGCTGACGGAAGCGTGACCCGACAGGAGTACGAG GAGGAGATCGCCAAGTACGACAAGATCTGCGAGGAGGCTCACGCTCGCTCCAAGGATGAGAAGATCCTACACATCAAGCACTGGCTGGACTCACCGTGGCCCG GTTTTTTCACGCTCGATGGCCAGCCCAAGTCCATGAGCTGCCCCTCCACCGGATTGACCGAGGAGAACCTCAACCACATCGGACAAGTGGCCTCTTCTGTCCCCGTGGAGGACTTCACCATCCATGGAG GTCTGAGCCGGATCCTGAAGGGTCGCGCGGCAATGGTCGGTCAGCGAACGGTGGACTGGGCCCTGGGGGAGTACATGGCCTTCGGCTCTCTGCTGAAGGAAGGCATCCACGTGCGCCTTTCGGGCCAGGACGTGGAGCGGGGCACCTTCAG CCACCGTCATCACGTCCTCCATGATCAGAACGTGGACAAAAGAATCTGCATCCCCATGAACCACGTGGCCCCAGACCAGGCGCCCTACACCGTCTGCAACAGCTCCCTGTCAGAGTACGGTGTCCTGG GCTTCGAGCTGGGATTCGCCATGGCCAGCCCCAACGCACTGATTCTGTGGGAGGCGCAGTTTGGCGACTTCCACAACACGGCGCAGTGCATCATCGACCAGTTCATTTGCCCCGGCCAGGCCAAGTGGGTCCGGCAGAACGGCAtcgtgctgctgctgccgcacgGCATGGAGGGCATG GGTCCCGAACATTCTTCGGCTCGCCCGGAGAGGTTCCTCCAGATGTGCAACGACGACCCCGACATCATGCCT ACGCTGAGCGACGACTTTGCCGTGCGTCAGTTGTATGACTGCAATTGGATTGTGGTCAACTGCTCCAATCCGGCCAATTATTTCCACGTCATCCGCCGGCAGATCCTGCTGCCCTTCAGGAAGCCG CTGATTGTGTTCACTCCCAAGTCGTTGCTGCGCCACCCAGAAGCCAGGTCCAGTTTTGACGAGATGCTGCCAG GAAGCGAGTTCAAGAGGTTGATCCCCGAGGAGGGCGTGGCAGCCCAGCGTCCCGAGGAGGTCAAGAGGTTAATCTTCTGCACGGGCAAAGTTTACTACGAGCTCACCAAGGAGAGGAAGAACCGCGACATGGAAGCCACGGTCGCCATAGCGCGCATCGAGCAG TTGTCTCCGTTCCCGTTCGACCAAGTGGAGGCGGAGTCGAAGCGCTTTGCTAACGCCGACCTGGTGTGGTGCCAGGAGGAGCACAAGAACCAAGGCTACTACGACTACGTCAAACCTCGCATCAGGACCACCATCCAGAGAGCCAAGCCCGTCTG GTACGCCGGTCGCGGCCCCGCTGCTGCGCCAGCTACGGGTAACAAGAACACTCACCTTCTGGAGCTACGCCGTTTGTTGGACAGCGCCTTTGGTCTGGACGCCTTTCAGGACCAGCAGTAG